The Bacillota bacterium genomic sequence GTACCGTCCTTTGCCATTTTTTCACCCCACTTTCCTAAAAGTCTTTAATACCCCCTTTGATTTCTGATTTTTCCACACAAGACCCCAGGCCGTTGTCCGCTATAAAAGGTCTAGAGATTTGACCCGCCCCTTGGGTTAGTCTCTAATCCGTCTATCTCCAAGATCTAAATGAATCTTGTTGTGACAGGACTTACATAAAGACATCAAATTGTTTCTATCATGCGTACCACCTTGAGAAATCGGAAGGATGTGGTGGATTTCATCGGCAGGAGTAAGCCGACCATTCTCTTTACACTTCTCACACAAGGGATGTTCCTGGGCATAGCGATCACGGATCCTTTTCCAGGCTCTGCCATACTTCTTGTTGATATCCTTTGAGCGCTGGTA encodes the following:
- a CDS encoding HNH endonuclease yields the protein MPRKPKRPCSSPGCPNLTDGQYCEEHRVVERRRYDKYQRSKDINKKYGRAWKRIRDRYAQEHPLCEKCKENGRLTPADEIHHILPISQGGTHDRNNLMSLCKSCHNKIHLDLGDRRIRD